The Macrobrachium nipponense isolate FS-2020 chromosome 46, ASM1510439v2, whole genome shotgun sequence genome has a segment encoding these proteins:
- the LOC135214975 gene encoding LOW QUALITY PROTEIN: mediator of RNA polymerase II transcription subunit 13-like (The sequence of the model RefSeq protein was modified relative to this genomic sequence to represent the inferred CDS: inserted 1 base in 1 codon) — MMSTHSQTNGASLEDCHTNFFALVRPDLCGIKWRVYVWDNPGGNGVGGGCDVGGGGPGDPLEDPVLVSYARMMAADVLCVWRRTWRGPSHDPSGANHPHHHHHNPHHPHHHHGHHPHHQQPYGGGGGHHHHPHHPHHPQHHQQQQQPPPHFQHNHRHSLKHSPKELWVFWYGDDPDLXNLLAPELLKKKEIRGSWDWETGLSYECRTLLFKALHNLIERCLLTRDFVRLGRWFVQPYEGPEGVPGNGSTHLSFSLSFFVHGESRVCASVDVRQHPAVRKLSRKHLLLAQQTNHGIPVILGPYGLSGTLTGVSYRVSEPSTQKLLDEWKMFFPVETKALLTDSPSCESTLPAAVEVIVGGHKMRYPTSYVLVTDMDDYLLTSRGNAGALVVNQPSPTSPGGLKGGLTNESGGESDGTPVPTNNSPFTASTHNLLDPGYLSSGGRGLGWSRGMCERVWQDIVQCPGQQDGLTPDATATPAEIAGQWDFSDPATKISCSCSKCRRGRVSSKGCSSSKCRGERSGGGGGGRQRGASSGTGCTPFHKRSPPAPLPTSDPDEAVLEHCGVAAIDDSELIQASARLGGVGTPSGGSGTGGFAGYKSGGVATPGSVPSLRCTGVTDGPPPSVESPASVTPSPLPTPHSQPSSVPHHDPTMPTLSPHPPPSNTSIGDPSTPAALDSMDVKPNISDLMGPKSESSINQGMSPFPGGERGNDAESSENSCSLGGNGSGSSSSSSGGGGGGGGGGGGGGGVGSGGSGSGSNDESSGILTRGLKRPSLPSEDYHSFLEFENTSSVLYDYTKLNAWLHHPVKKFKPAEPKKEEPLWPPYRPAHIQEHMKELHRTEVSHEIPEMNGLPPKRVGGIKRQADPYDFEDDVSGATLETFKRKEGIEKEEAKTPGSVRSSHDPHSLSQPKKTGYMYTSDGVQPFDGVPDNIFDSDSPDDPTFPDHTPPGSNKPLGGPEDTASVMSNSKNCSGGNNKSSANNGLVELSKMFPTPPSHEHNPDHDTALEESAPQIISIKQERIEDLRPLHTVEPAGIMIKEEPKETLAVYRPPSVCMFVGSSKYAPLTNLPSQECKTIVTLPSDWAYKPSWQYSVADKTHASVPAMNHMGNIHMGPTTAGHSQRVGMSPISPMASSIGGPVSEGGPGSQRGPGSVGGPASAGPPMNYDLTSPASNQSSYLSKTLPSVEPPSLGLTQVPEANSLIVNIALQDSSVNLFRDHNFDSCTMCVCNNSAKNVGNIRGNDGTLYLPPTHLSVEEESIKCNCGFSAVVNRRLAFQAGLFYEDEVDLTGLHEALATERKKHSLLLLMDSKNTDNPERETSILDVPQSMFQLLQSQCLVTLSTPSSVIYRSTTLYQNTRRDIHLNLVDYKDGNEIACIAVEQSRGTSISDSESAAPTMRQQYMHKWCYYQFDGPTCSKDIVRCMKALQPHLQEAIQKKGRRVNWEPVFSVDGPLTWRQFHRMAVRGTEDMAEPLPIPMLLTGHDRDWLTIAPQSIRHWEKLLLEPYSQQRNVAYVVVAPDNEFILTHVRTFFKELSSIYELCKLGRHAPIQRVLRNGIMRISKTAASKVANEPLEDWFSLLGDTHMSTKLKVYAQVCRHWLAPHLATLSMDKSLFEAHATNRGTERQAPSPMPPPSSENMTSTNPSTTPTHNGSEPETCTSSSTGPSNSQSGAPMGAGASLNEVEEDDSPPPALLIYLVDPFSVGQEHPDMHRLVTLGLLRCYEHMLEGLSESMQQNVYLQILSLESILELASDSHDRSRHIDQLKSLAFSVFMQCRRLLTHNPVVKSLTGFGPASVYDEFLKPKDSASEEKRLAPYHIFSPAYILAPIKESRGTSKEAQEALGEPREKSTILNCTYCLSEDQRWLLAAATDELGEILETVTISIEIPNRTRRKKASARRYALKKLMDWILSVMSIGVHPWRLVVGRLGRMGHGELKGWSSLLSKKSLIQASKNLKEMCKQCAYLFPEDAPCILSACLVSMEPDSSFRMMPDMFTPDERFGQNSQNCSLSTPQDLTCTHILVFPTSATAQCAQQRFQDEQDDEQGFPHCGDLLLGDEGLDDDIDGGIGEISIGMGLNINDILGIDGPNQDDQMEDGNGQRDSLSQPGSPTNSGTGRTSPSQFSGQARSNGVVLVDPQEDSGGSVLQQPLALGYYVSTASTGRLPRWFWSSCPHLESSCPVFLKSALHLHSPGVTQPEEILHTHNKVHPLDSSFTTDVLRYVLEGYNGLSWLVLDPAKQDRRSCLPLHMQVLSHLYNVMAALV; from the exons ATGTCTCCTTACTAGAGATTTTGTAAGGCTCGGCCGATGGTTTGTGCAACCATATGAAGGTCCTGAAGGCGTTCCAGGCAATGGGAG TACCCACTTGTCGTTCAGCCTGTCATTTTTCGTGCATGGGGAAAGCCGAGTTTGTGCCAGTGTTGATGTTCGTCAGCATCCTGCAGTACGAAAGCTCTCTCGAAAGCACCTATTACTTGCCCAACAAACAAACCATGGCATACCAG TGATATTAGGTCCATATGGGTTGAGTGGTACTTTAACTGGTGTGAGCTACCGCGTCTCCGAACCGTCTACCCAGAAGCTCTTAGATGAGTGGAAAATGTTCTTTCCTGTTGAAACCAAAGCCCTTCTCACAGACTCTCCATCTTGCGAGTCTACACTTCCTGCTGCAGTTGAGGTTATTGTag GTGGTCACAAAATGCGGTATCCCACAAGCTACGTTCTGGTAACTGATATGGATGACTATTTACTGACCAGTCGAGGCAATGCAGGGGCCCTAGTAGTAAATCAACCTAGCCCTACTTCCCCAGGAGGCCTAAAAGGAGGCTTGACCAATGAAAGTGGTGGGGAGTCTGATGGAACTCCAGTTCCCACCAATAATTCACCCTTCACTGCCTCTACCCATAATTTACTAGACCCTGGATATTTGAGTTCTGGTGGACGGGGACTTGGCTGGTCTCGTGGAATGTGTGAACGCGTGTGGCAGGATATTGTCCAGTGCCCAGGTCAGCAAGATGGACTTACACCAGATGCAACAGCAACTCCAGCAGAAATAGCAGGACAGTGGGACTTCTCAGATCCAGCAACTAAAATTAGCTGCTCCTGTTCCAA GTGCAGAAGGGGTCGGGTCAGTAGTAAAGGGTGTAGCAGCAGTAAGTGCCGGGGAGAGAGAAGTGGTGGGGGAGGAGGCGGGCGACAGCGGGGGGCCAGCTCCGGGACTGGATGTACACCCTTCCACAAGCGGTCCCCCCCAGCCCCTCTGCCCACCAGTGACCCTGATGAGGCAGTCTTGGAGCACTGTGGTGTGGCAGCCATCGACGATTCGGAACTAATCCAGGCCTCTGCCAG gCTAGGTGGTGTGGGAACACCTAGTGGTGGTAGTGGAACAGGTGGTTTTGCTGGTTACAAAAGTGGTGGAGTGGCCACTCCAGGTAGTGTACCAAGTTTAAGATGCACGGGAGTGACAGATGGCCCACCCCCTTCTGTTGAATCTCCTGCCTCGGTCACGCCATCACCTCTTCCTACCCCTCATTCACAGCCCTCTTCTGTGCCTCATCATG ATCCTACCATGCCAACACTAAGCCCCCATCCACCACCTTCCAATACATCAATTGGTGACCCATCGACTCCAGCTGCATTAGATTCTATGGATGTAAAACCTAACATATCTGATCTAATGGGTCCCAAATCTGAGTCTTCTATAAACCAG GGCATGTCTCCATTTCCTGGTGGGGAAAGAGGCAATGATGCAGAGTCAAGTGAAAACAGTTGTAGCCTTGGAGGAAATGGCAGcggcagtagcagcagcagcagtggcgGAGGTGgtggcggcggtggtggtggtggaggtggtggtggggtgggcaGTGGGGGCAGTGGTTCTGGTAGCAATGACGAAAGCAGTGGGATTCTTACGAGAGGTTTGAAGAGACCCTCTTTGCCCAGTGAAGATTACCACTCTTTCTTGGAGTTTGAGAACACCAGTTCCGTCCTGTATgactatacaaaattaaatgcatG gttACACCACCCAGTTAAGAAGTTCAAGCCAGCAGAACCAAAGAAAGAGGAGCCACTATGGCCTCCATATCGACCTGCCCACATTCAAGAGCACATGAAGGAGCTTCACAGGACTGAAGTCAGTCACGAG ATTCCTGAAATGAATGGCTTACCTCCTAAGCGTGTTGGCGGCATAAAGAGACAAGCTGATCCTTACGACTTTGAAGATGATGTTTCTGGGGCAACCCTGGAGACTTTCAAACGGAAGGAAGGCATAGAAAAAGAGGAAGCCAAGACTCCTGGAAGTGTGCGATCCTCTCATGATCCTCATTCCCTTTCACAACCAAAGAAGACTGGTTATATGTACACTAGTGATGGTGTTCAACCATTTGATGGAGTTCCAGACAACATCTTTGACTCGGATTCCCCTGATGAC cCTACATTCCCTGATCACACGCCGCCAGGTTCAAATAAGCCTCTTGGTGGCCCAGAAGATACTGCAAGTGTAATGAGTAATAGTAAGAACTGTAGTGGTGGTAATAACAAGTCCAGTGCAAATAATGGATTGGTAGAATTAAGTAAAATGTTTCCAACGCCTCCCTCACATGAACACAATCCTGATCATGATACTGCCCTAGAGGAAAGTGCACCTCAGATAATCAGTATTAAACAGGAACGGATAGAAGATTTACGCCCTTTGCATACAGTTGAACCAGCAGGTATAATGATAAAAGAAGAGCCTAAAGAAACTCTAGCAGTGTATCGTCCTCCTTCGGTGTGTATGTTTGTTGGATCGTCAAAATATGCTCCGCTTACGAACCTTCCAAGTCAAGAGTGTAAAACTATAGTTACTCTTCCATCAGACTGGGCATACAAGCCATCTTGGCAGTACTCTGTTGCTGACAAGACTCACGCATCTGTTCCAGCCATGAACCATATGGGCAATATTCATATGGGCCCAACCACAGCAGGTCATAGTCAGAGGGTTGGGATGTCCCCAATATCGCCCATGGCCTCGAGCATAGGAGGACCCGTGTCTGAAGGTGGGCCGGGGTCTCAGCGTGGTCCTGGTAGTGTTGGGGGCCCAGCCTCGGCGGGTCCACCAATGAACTATGACTTAACCTCACCGGCATCTAATCAGTCATCATACCTCAGTAAGACACTGCCGTCAGTGGAGCCTCCTAGTTTAGGGCTCACTCAAGTACCTGAAGCAAATTCCCTCATTGTTAATATTGCATTACAAGATTCTAGTGTTAACTTATTTAGAGACCACAATTTTGACTCGTGCACAATGTGCGTGTGTAATAATAGTGCGAAAAATGTAGGCAACATCCGTGGCAATGATGGTACCCTCTATCTACCACCTACACATTTAAGTGTAGAAGAGGAAAGTATCAAGTGTAATTGTGGTTTCTCTGCAGTGGTAAATAGAAGGCTGGCCTTTCAGGCTGGTCTGTTTTATGAAGATGAAGTGGATCTTACTGGCCTCCATGAGGCTCTTGCAACAGAAAGGAAGAAACACTCCCTACTCTTGCTGATGGATAGTAAAAATACAGACAATCCTGAACGTGAAACCAGTATTCTAGATGTACCTCAATCGATGTTTCAGTTATTGCAGAGTCAGTGCTTAGTAACGTTAAGTACTCCTAGTAGTGTTATTTATAGATCAACAACACTGTACCAAAATACCAGACGAGATATTCACTTAAATTTGGTAGATTATAAGGATGGAAATGAAATTGCATGTATTGCTGTGGAACAGTCAAGGGGGACAAGCATTAGTGATAGTGAAAGTGCTGCTCCTACAATGAGACAGCAATATATGCACAAATGGTGCTATTACCAGTTTGATGGTCCAACGTGTTCTAAAGACATAGTCCGGTGTATGAAGGCTCTTCAACCTCATTTACAGGAGGCAATACAAAAGAAGGGAAGGAGAGTGAATTGGGAGCCTGTGTTTAGTGTGGATGGTCCTCTCACCTGGAGACAGTTTCATCGAATGGCTGTCCGTGGCACAGAGGACATGGCAGAGCCTCTTCCTATTCCCATGTTGTTAACGGGTCATGATAGGGACTGGCTGACTATAGCACCCCAGTCAATCAGACACTGGGAAAAACTACTACTAGAACCTTATTCTCAGCAGCGGAATGTGGCTTACGTCGTTGTAGCTCCAGATAACGAGTTCATTCTAACCCATGTTCGCACATTCTTCAAAGAGTTGTCATCTATATATGAG TTGTGTAAACTGGGCCGACATGCTCCTATCCAGAGAGTGTTAAGAAATGGTATCATGCGGATAAGCAAGACAGCAGCTTCGAAGGTTGCCAATGAGCCCTTGGAGGATTGGTTCTCTCTCCTGGGAGATACTCACATGTCCACAAAGCTCAAAGTTTATGCCCAA GTTTGTAGACACTGGTTAGCTCCTCATTTAGCAACTTTAAGTATGGACAAGAGTTTGTTTGAAGCGCATGCAACTAATAGAGGTACTGAAAGACAAGCTCCCTCCCCCATGCCACCTCCATCATCAGAAAATATGACCTCTACAAACCCTTCTACAACACCAACACACAATGGTTCAGAACCTGAGACTTGTACAAGTTCGTCAACAGGTCCCAGTAATTCT CAAAGTGGTGCTCCTATGGGTGCTGGTGCAAGCCTTAATGAAGTTGAAGAAGATGATTCTCCACCACCAGCTCTGCTCATTTACTTGGTGGATCCATTTAGTGTAGGCCAAGAGCATCCTGATATGCATCGGCTTGTAACCCTTGGGTTACTTCGTTGCTATGAACACATGCTGGAAGGACTCTCAGAGAGTATGCAGCAGAATGTCTACCTtcaa atTTTATCTTTAGAAAGTATTTTAGAACTTGCTAGTGACTCTCACGACCGTTCACGGCATATTGACCAGTTGAAGTCTTTGGCATTCTCTGTATTCATGCAGTGCAGAAGATTGCTCACCCACAACCCTGTCGTTAAATCCTTAACGGGTTTTGGACCAGCATCTGtgtatgatgaatttttgaagcCCAAAGAT tctgCATCGGAAGAGAAACGTTTAGCACCGTACCAtatcttctctcctgcttatatcTTGGCTCCTATCAAAGAGAGCCGTGGTACTAGTAAAGAGGCACAGGAAGCGCTGGGTGAGCCTCGAGAAAAGTCAACAATTCTTAATTGTACTTACTGCTTGTCTGAAGATCAAAGATGGTTGTTAGCTGCTGCCACTGATGAATTAGGGGAAATCTTAGAGACTGTTACCATCAGTATTGAAATTCCCAATAG AACTAGAAGAAAGAAGGCGTCTGCTCGTCGGTACGCACTGAAAAAATTGATGGACTGGATACTTAGTGTAATGTCTATAGGTGTTCACCCATGGCGGTTAGTTGTGGGTAGATTGGGCAGAATGGGTCATGGAGAGCTGAAAGGCTGGTCGTCATTGTTGTCTAAAAAGTCGTTAATTCAGGCTTCTAAAAACTTGAAGGAAATGTGTAAGCAGTGTGCATACCTTTTCCCTGAGGATGCTCCATGCATCCTGTCAGCCTGTTTGGTATCCATGGAACCAGATTCATCGTTCCGTATGATGCCAGATATGTTCACTCCAGATGAAAGGTTTGGGCAGAATAGCCAAAATTGTTCCCTATCTACCCCTCAAGATCTAACCTGTACTCATATTTTGGTCTTCCCAACTTCTGCTACAGCTCAG TGTGCCCAACAGAGATTCCAAGATGAACAAGATGATGAACAAGGCTTTCCTCACTGTGGAGATCTGTTGTTGGGTGATGAAGGTTTAGATGACGATATTGATGGGGGTATTGGGGAGATCAGTATTGGAATGGGccttaatattaatgatatactAGGTATAGATGGACCAAATCAAGATGATCAGATGGAAGACGGTAATGGACAACGAGATTCTCTTTCTCAGCCTGGAAGCCCAACAAATAGTGGGACAGGTCGAACAAGTCCTTCTCAGTTCTCTGGACAAGCCCGCAGTAATGGTGTAGTTCTTGTTGATCCCCAGGAAGATTCTGGTGGCTCTGTGTTACAGCAGCCTCTTGCACTCGGATACTATGTGTCCACAGCATCAACAGGAAGGCTTCCGAGGTGGTTTTGGTCATCTTGTCCCCATTTGGAATCATCTTGCCCAGTATTTCTAAAGTCAGCTCTGCATCTTCATTCTCCTGGAGTCACTCAGCCAGAAGAAATTCTTCATACACACAACAAAGTCCACCCACTGGATTCGTCATTTACTACTGATGTTCTAAG ATACGTCCTTGAGGGGTACAATGGCTTGTCATGGCTGGTATTGGATCCTGCAAAACAAGACAGAAGATCGTGCTTACCACTGCACATGCAAGTTTTATCACACTTGTACAATGTAATGGCAGCCCTTGTGTGA